The Styela clava chromosome 10, kaStyClav1.hap1.2, whole genome shotgun sequence genome window below encodes:
- the LOC144428035 gene encoding lectin-like — MNKMFSISGWFRASNNLIYKRFTDFVNYETAKDQCDGMGARLVSTGIRNNTLKNEIFPKHYLTGVSAWIGLDDIITEGIWVWSDGVNESPNSLWNAAEPNGGRTENCVEVFNNSTIVGNDAPCTLFRRFVCEREFD, encoded by the exons ATGAACAAAATGTTTTCGATATCCGGATGGTTCAGAGCAAGTAATAACCTTATTTACAAACGTTTCACTGATTTTGTCAACTACGAAACTGCAAAGGATCAATGTGACGGAATGGGAGCTCGTTTGGTATCGACTGGAATAAGGAACAACACACTTAAAAA tGAAATATTTCCGAAACATTACTTAACTGGAGTTAGTGCATGGATAGGATTGGACGACATCATCACTGAAGGAATTTGGGTTTGGTCGGATGGCGTAAATGAATCACCAAACTCTCTTTGGAATGCGGCAGAACCAAACGGCGGTAGAACTGAAAACTGCGTAGAAGTATTCAATAATTCGACTATTGTTGGCAATGATGCTCCGTGTACTCTTTTTCGTCGTTTTGTTTGCGAAAGGGAATTTGATTAG